In a single window of the Porites lutea chromosome 14, jaPorLute2.1, whole genome shotgun sequence genome:
- the LOC140924379 gene encoding uncharacterized protein has translation MPQDQVRQVTLNVDLGYAKSILGICKVLEFLFLLISWACMADCCVLPSGTMFNGRYGFFLFVLIFGWLCIMVFYAIYLLMLADKLIKKFDSRFLLLGFEVLWALLILISASLVGQVANYYATVGTTTSQLTSQLSQLGQAGSKAAADVNENLGVSKRFYQTMGAGVAFGFFALVVFIVDIVVLIIKIVKARRGSATNPAPESSANGNTVNPKA, from the exons atgccGCAAGATCAAGTCCGCCAAGTTACGCTCAACGTTGACCTGGGATATGCTAAGTCAATCCTTGGAATCTGCAAAGTTCTCGAATTT cttttcctGTTAATATCTTGGGCCTGTATGGCTGACTGCTGCGTACTTCCTTCTGGGACGATGTTCAACGGAAGATATGGcttctttctttttgtgttAATTTTTGGCTGGCTTTGTATCATGGTTTTCTATGCTATCTATCTTCTGATGCTAGCGGACAAGTTGATAAAGAAATTCGACTCAAGATTTCTG CTTCTGGGGTTTGAAGTTTTATGGGCGTTGCTGATTCTTATCAGTGCTTCCTTGGTGGGACAGGTCGCTAACTACTACGCGACAGTAGGGACCACGACGTCACAGCTGACGTCACAGTTAAGTCAATTAGGTCAAGCTGGAAGCAAAGCTGCGGCTGATGTTAATGAAAACCTTGGCGTCAGTAAAAGATTTTATCAAACAATGGGGGCTGGTGTG GCGTTCGGATTCTTCGCCCTCGTGGTGTTTATCGTGGATATTGTGGTACTCATTATCAAGATCGTGAAAGCCAGGAGAGGCTCTGCAACGAACCCTGCTCCTGAGTCTTCAGCAAACGGCAACACTGTAAACCCCAaggcttaa